A window of Actinomycetota bacterium contains these coding sequences:
- a CDS encoding sulfotransferase domain-containing protein, with translation MSAVRRRLGRVKQGVWRVFRRRVGWPIMSRIHHWRARVYFISYPKSGRTWLRVMMGKALCDRYGLPERLVLKTYLLTGKARLPRTRWGHDRADLALPRSYERLSSSKRSYRSKTVVVLVRNVKDILVSSYFQATKGVQTFQGSISEFVRDDRFGARKVLTFYNQWFTAQSVPRAFHVVRYEDLHRDTRGVLAQALGIVGADGMDEGILADAIEYGRFDRMKDMEQGKVFDNPALRAKNRQDPESLKVRRGVVRGYVDYLSEEDIRYIDQVIDEVGDLFDSEGLRVE, from the coding sequence GTGAGCGCGGTGCGTCGCAGGCTGGGCCGAGTAAAGCAAGGAGTCTGGCGCGTGTTCCGGCGCCGTGTCGGCTGGCCGATCATGTCCCGCATCCATCACTGGCGGGCCAGGGTCTATTTCATCTCCTACCCGAAGTCGGGCCGCACGTGGCTTCGCGTCATGATGGGCAAGGCGCTGTGCGACCGGTACGGGCTCCCCGAGCGACTGGTGCTGAAGACCTACCTCCTGACGGGGAAGGCGAGGCTCCCCCGGACCCGCTGGGGGCACGACCGGGCCGACCTGGCCCTGCCTCGATCGTACGAGCGCCTGTCGTCCAGCAAGCGGAGCTATCGGAGCAAGACGGTGGTCGTGCTGGTCCGGAATGTGAAGGACATCCTGGTCTCCTCCTATTTCCAGGCCACCAAGGGAGTCCAGACATTCCAGGGAAGCATCTCGGAGTTCGTCCGGGACGACCGGTTCGGCGCGAGGAAGGTGCTGACCTTCTACAACCAGTGGTTCACCGCCCAGTCGGTGCCCCGCGCGTTCCACGTCGTCCGGTACGAGGACCTGCACCGGGACACCCGGGGGGTGCTGGCCCAGGCCCTCGGCATCGTGGGGGCCGACGGGATGGACGAGGGCATCCTGGCCGATGCCATCGAGTACGGCCGCTTCGACCGGATGAAGGACATGGAGCAGGGAAAGGTGTTCGACAACCCCGCGCTCCGCGCCAAGAACCGGCAGGACCCGGAGAGCCTGAAGGTCCGGCGCGGGGTGGTCCGGGGATACGTCGACTACCTGAGCGAGGAGGACATCCGGTACATCGACCAGGTGATCGACGAGGTGGGGGACCTGTTCGACTCCGAGGGGCTGAGGGTGGAGTGA
- a CDS encoding sulfotransferase, translating to MSAGSRTRPPARSRSKASSVPAPATAPATAPPAAPEPPAAPELVFIGGYPRSGTSLLVSLLDGHPDLLVLPEETWFLKDVSRRASVDGPGAVAYLLDRTNLRHLDPARPPGPAELTGVGVADYSGFPYGEFRDRTLALFRATGGAPPDVLDSVGLAFAEATGAGPRRYLVEKTPDNEFRMATARTWWPGCRFVYVVRDPRAAFHSHASKTSNGSAASRRLPVETFVLHYARSLAVGLRHIALAPGLSTMVKYEDLVTAPEAEARRMCRFLEVEFDPTLLVPTKLGRPWTGVGSAGEVGDQVVAGRIEAWRDALDPSDVAYVETFLGKAMLLLGYPLSTSLATSREFLGALRGPLSVRWRTLRALGSLYKPVGLVRRRRVSEGRGR from the coding sequence ATGAGCGCCGGATCCCGCACCCGCCCGCCGGCCCGGAGCCGTTCGAAGGCATCGAGCGTCCCGGCCCCGGCCACGGCTCCAGCCACGGCGCCGCCGGCCGCCCCGGAGCCGCCGGCCGCCCCGGAACTCGTGTTCATCGGCGGCTACCCGCGCTCCGGCACGTCGCTCCTGGTGTCGCTCCTCGACGGCCACCCGGACCTGCTGGTGCTGCCCGAGGAGACTTGGTTCCTGAAGGACGTCTCGCGCCGCGCCTCCGTCGACGGACCGGGCGCCGTCGCGTATCTCCTGGACCGGACCAACCTGCGGCACCTGGACCCGGCCAGGCCACCCGGGCCGGCGGAGCTGACCGGGGTAGGGGTCGCCGACTACTCCGGCTTTCCCTATGGCGAGTTCCGCGACCGTACCCTGGCCCTGTTCCGGGCCACCGGCGGGGCCCCTCCCGACGTCCTGGACAGCGTCGGGCTGGCCTTCGCGGAGGCCACGGGAGCAGGTCCCCGGCGCTATCTGGTGGAGAAGACCCCGGACAACGAGTTCCGGATGGCCACGGCCCGCACCTGGTGGCCCGGGTGCCGCTTCGTGTACGTGGTGCGTGACCCCCGGGCGGCGTTCCACTCGCACGCCTCCAAGACCAGCAACGGCTCCGCCGCCTCCCGCCGCCTCCCGGTGGAGACGTTCGTCCTCCACTACGCCCGCAGCCTGGCGGTGGGGCTCCGGCACATCGCCCTCGCCCCCGGCCTGTCCACGATGGTGAAGTACGAGGACCTGGTGACGGCCCCGGAGGCGGAGGCGCGGCGGATGTGCCGGTTCCTGGAGGTCGAGTTCGACCCGACGCTGCTCGTCCCCACCAAGCTGGGGCGTCCCTGGACCGGGGTGGGGTCGGCCGGCGAGGTCGGCGACCAGGTCGTTGCCGGACGCATCGAGGCCTGGCGGGATGCCCTGGACCCGTCCGACGTGGCCTACGTCGAGACCTTCCTGGGGAAGGCCATGCTCCTCCTGGGCTACCCGCTCTCGACCAGCCTGGCCACCAGCCGGGAGTTCCTGGGGGCCCTCCGCGGTCCGCTTTCGGTAAGGTGGCGGACTTTGCGAGCCCTGGGGTCGCTGTACAAGCCGGTCGGACTGGTACGGCGCCGCCGCGTGTCCGAGGGGAGAGGCCGGTAG
- a CDS encoding ABC transporter permease, with amino-acid sequence MAVVEAKTEKPVIRIEPSRRWVSLKLRDVWAARELLYFFVWRDVKVRYKQTVLGAAWAVIQPFFTMVVFTLFFGKLAKLSNDVSVPYPIFSYSGLLAWQFFATGLGQSSTSLLSQRSTITKIYFPRMTVPLAAVLGGLVDFCVAFLVLIGMMIYYRSGVLHQGVHLIHYHISFSPKALLVVPLLGIAAITAFGMGMFLAALNVKYRDVVYVTGFLIQIWLFATPVIYPSHLIHNDLLRTVLGLNPMAGVVEVARWALIGTPFPAGGLFLASCGMAVLLLAAGALFFARTERTFADVM; translated from the coding sequence GTGGCGGTCGTCGAGGCGAAGACCGAGAAGCCGGTCATCCGGATCGAGCCGTCGCGGCGCTGGGTGTCCCTGAAGCTGCGCGACGTGTGGGCGGCCCGCGAGCTGCTGTACTTCTTCGTGTGGCGGGACGTGAAGGTCCGCTACAAGCAGACCGTCCTGGGCGCCGCCTGGGCCGTGATCCAGCCGTTCTTCACCATGGTGGTGTTCACGTTGTTCTTCGGGAAGCTGGCCAAGCTCTCCAACGACGTCTCCGTGCCCTATCCGATCTTCAGCTACTCGGGGCTGCTGGCGTGGCAGTTCTTCGCCACCGGGCTGGGCCAGTCCTCCACCAGCCTGCTCTCCCAGCGGTCCACCATCACCAAGATCTACTTCCCGCGGATGACCGTGCCGCTCGCCGCCGTGCTGGGAGGCCTGGTCGACTTCTGCGTGGCCTTCCTGGTGCTGATCGGGATGATGATCTACTATCGAAGCGGCGTCCTGCACCAGGGCGTGCACCTCATCCACTACCACATCTCGTTCAGCCCGAAGGCCCTGCTCGTCGTGCCGCTTCTGGGCATCGCGGCCATCACGGCGTTCGGGATGGGGATGTTCCTGGCCGCCCTCAACGTGAAGTACCGCGACGTCGTCTACGTCACCGGGTTCCTGATCCAGATCTGGCTGTTCGCCACGCCGGTCATCTACCCCAGCCACCTCATCCACAACGACCTGCTGCGCACGGTGCTCGGGCTGAACCCGATGGCGGGCGTGGTGGAGGTGGCCCGGTGGGCCCTGATCGGGACGCCCTTCCCGGCCGGGGGGCTGTTCCTGGCCTCCTGCGGGATGGCGGTGCTGTTGCTGGCGGCGGGAGCCCTGTTCTTCGCTCGCACCGAGCGGACCTTCGCGGACGTGATGTGA
- a CDS encoding polysaccharide ABC transporter ATP-binding protein: MSDLAIRAEHLGKQYRIGQRFGIGNRYQTLRDALMYAAGRPFRRVRGSGKGQAKTEKDRHIWALQDVSFEVKEGEVVGIIGRNGAGKSTLLKVLSRITEPTRGHAEIHGRVGALLEVGTGFHLELTGRENVFLNGAILGMRRKEIERKYDEIVEFSEVAKFMDTPVKYYSSGMYVRLAFAVAAHLEPEVLLIDEVLAVGDVGFQRKCLGKMSDVAREGRTVVFVSHNMGAISNLCQRAMLLDGGRIVDSGSVDSVVASYVLLATAAVGGGYSDLRERSREETLSKKGRYRSPLSTQASFDWVRTLNEQGEEAGTFLEGEPVTVEMGLSVREPAEHLQVACGVGATDVHGDLFTLSSPEWPGPVRPGQYVTRVRLDPNYLREGTYLLGLRMFADGARRDTQRDAIGISIVGRLARDDPSSLSQRWVQGRFRFDYQWAPLAAGNGEGRRRSVPAAPAPPAPASPAPASTASASPAPAAPNPASHPLPPPSNASFARSTPPSAVLWPAPQPSSPQPHGPGPEPEHES; encoded by the coding sequence ATGAGTGACCTCGCCATCCGCGCCGAGCACCTCGGGAAGCAATACCGCATCGGCCAGCGATTCGGGATCGGCAACCGGTACCAGACGTTGCGGGACGCGCTGATGTACGCGGCCGGCCGTCCGTTCCGGCGGGTCCGAGGGTCCGGGAAGGGCCAGGCCAAGACGGAGAAGGACCGCCACATCTGGGCCCTCCAGGACGTGTCCTTCGAGGTCAAGGAGGGCGAGGTCGTCGGGATCATCGGCCGAAACGGGGCCGGCAAGTCGACCCTGCTCAAGGTCCTGTCCCGGATCACCGAGCCCACCCGAGGCCACGCGGAGATCCACGGTCGGGTCGGCGCGCTCCTCGAGGTGGGCACCGGATTCCATCTGGAGCTCACCGGGCGGGAGAACGTCTTCCTGAACGGGGCCATCCTGGGGATGCGGCGCAAGGAGATCGAACGGAAGTACGACGAGATCGTGGAGTTCTCCGAGGTGGCGAAGTTCATGGACACCCCGGTGAAGTACTACTCGAGCGGCATGTACGTCCGGCTGGCGTTCGCCGTGGCCGCGCACCTCGAGCCGGAGGTGCTGCTGATCGACGAGGTGCTCGCGGTGGGCGACGTCGGGTTCCAGCGCAAGTGCCTCGGGAAGATGAGCGACGTGGCCCGGGAAGGCCGCACCGTCGTGTTCGTGAGCCACAACATGGGGGCCATCAGCAACCTGTGCCAGCGGGCCATGCTCCTGGACGGTGGGCGGATCGTCGACTCCGGGTCCGTGGATTCGGTGGTGGCGTCCTACGTGCTGCTCGCCACCGCCGCGGTGGGCGGTGGGTACTCCGACCTCAGGGAGCGCTCCCGGGAGGAGACCCTGTCGAAGAAGGGGCGGTACCGCTCGCCGCTGTCGACGCAGGCGTCGTTCGACTGGGTCCGGACCCTGAACGAGCAGGGCGAGGAGGCCGGGACGTTCCTGGAGGGAGAGCCCGTCACCGTGGAGATGGGCCTGTCGGTCCGGGAGCCCGCCGAGCACCTCCAGGTGGCCTGCGGCGTGGGGGCGACGGACGTGCACGGCGACCTGTTCACCCTCTCCTCGCCGGAGTGGCCGGGGCCGGTCCGGCCCGGCCAGTACGTGACCCGGGTGCGGCTCGACCCGAACTACCTGCGGGAGGGCACCTACCTCCTCGGCCTGCGGATGTTCGCCGACGGCGCGCGCCGGGACACGCAGCGCGACGCCATCGGGATCAGCATTGTGGGCCGGCTCGCGCGCGACGACCCCTCCTCGCTCTCCCAGCGATGGGTCCAGGGGCGGTTCCGCTTCGACTACCAGTGGGCCCCCCTGGCAGCGGGGAACGGGGAGGGCCGGAGGCGCTCCGTCCCGGCGGCACCGGCGCCCCCGGCACCGGCGTCCCCGGCACCGGCGTCCACTGCGTCCGCGTCGCCCGCACCGGCAGCCCCGAATCCGGCGTCCCATCCGCTCCCGCCTCCTTCCAACGCGTCCTTCGCGCGCTCCACGCCGCCCTCGGCGGTGCTGTGGCCGGCGCCCCAGCCGTCATCGCCGCAACCGCACGGACCCGGACCGGAACCCGAGCATGAGTCCTGA
- a CDS encoding acylneuraminate cytidylyltransferase, with amino-acid sequence MSPERRGVLALVPARGGSKGIPRKNVRTLGGHPLVAYGIAAGLAATRVDRVVVSTDDEEIAQVAKEYGADVPFLRPAELAGDDVPDLPVFQHALRWLEEEDGFRPELVVHLRPTSPLRPAGCVDAAVEALTVAPDADSLRSVAPPDHTPYKMWRLAGDRLEPLLGDWEQELFNLPRQALPPVWWHTGTIDVARGRTIAELGSMTGRSILAFPVESRFAVDLDTEEQWEAAERALVRHRLEIVRPRGEDLSSIRLVVFDFDGVFTDNLVFVSEDGRETVACNRSDGLGISMLLEAGLDVVVVTTEENPVASVRCGKLHVECHRADDKAAALTGLMAARGVSPAEVAFVGNDVNDLGAMGLARWPIAVADAHPEVLRAARLVLSAEGGRGAVREVCDRLLAERRGRA; translated from the coding sequence ATGAGTCCTGAACGACGGGGCGTCCTGGCCCTCGTCCCGGCCAGGGGGGGCTCGAAGGGGATCCCCCGCAAGAACGTGCGAACCCTGGGCGGGCATCCCCTGGTCGCGTACGGCATCGCCGCCGGGCTCGCGGCGACCCGCGTCGATCGGGTGGTGGTCTCCACCGACGACGAGGAGATCGCGCAGGTGGCGAAGGAGTACGGCGCCGACGTCCCGTTCCTGCGTCCCGCGGAGCTGGCCGGCGACGACGTGCCCGACCTCCCGGTGTTCCAGCACGCTCTGCGATGGCTGGAGGAGGAGGACGGATTCCGGCCGGAGCTGGTGGTGCACCTCCGCCCGACCTCGCCGCTCCGCCCCGCGGGGTGCGTGGACGCGGCCGTTGAGGCCCTGACGGTGGCCCCGGACGCGGACTCGCTGCGGTCGGTCGCCCCTCCCGACCACACCCCGTACAAGATGTGGCGGCTGGCCGGCGACCGGCTGGAGCCCTTGCTGGGGGACTGGGAGCAGGAGCTGTTCAACCTGCCTCGCCAGGCGCTGCCGCCGGTGTGGTGGCACACCGGCACGATCGACGTGGCCCGGGGCCGCACCATCGCCGAGCTCGGCTCGATGACCGGCCGGTCCATCCTCGCCTTCCCCGTGGAGTCGCGGTTCGCCGTGGACCTGGACACGGAGGAGCAGTGGGAGGCGGCCGAGCGGGCCCTGGTCCGGCACCGGTTGGAGATCGTGCGCCCCCGGGGCGAGGACCTCTCGTCGATCCGCCTGGTGGTGTTCGACTTCGACGGCGTGTTCACCGACAACCTGGTGTTCGTGTCCGAGGACGGGCGGGAGACGGTGGCCTGCAACCGGAGCGACGGCCTCGGCATCTCCATGCTGCTGGAGGCGGGCCTCGACGTGGTCGTCGTGACCACGGAAGAGAACCCGGTGGCGTCGGTCCGGTGCGGCAAGCTCCACGTGGAGTGCCATCGCGCGGACGACAAGGCCGCCGCGCTGACCGGCCTCATGGCGGCGCGAGGGGTCTCGCCCGCCGAGGTCGCCTTCGTCGGGAACGACGTGAACGACCTGGGGGCGATGGGATTGGCCCGGTGGCCCATCGCCGTCGCCGACGCCCACCCGGAGGTGCTCCGGGCCGCCCGGCTCGTCCTGTCGGCGGAGGGTGGGCGGGGAGCCGTGCGGGAGGTCTGCGACCGGCTGCTGGCGGAGCGGAGGGGACGGGCATGA